The following coding sequences are from one Polyodon spathula isolate WHYD16114869_AA chromosome 7, ASM1765450v1, whole genome shotgun sequence window:
- the LOC121319051 gene encoding centrosomal protein of 41 kDa-like isoform X1, with product MSAKRGFGNTEYLKKKVPQNPKYQHVKIRLDTGNSLSKYMEKVEEIKKNYRYKKDELFKRLKVTTFAQLVIQVASVSDLNDGENNEELCSLDDNNSVLSCTDAELLSGRTNGKGGPEGTLQASPVQFTDNNDSGETELSPRSTLQSVISGVGEMDLDKTSQKNVNSTPYSSPRITNKPYPECPYLLLDVRDKDEYEQCHIIGAYNYPIATLSRTMNPYTKEVLEYKNASGKIIILYDEDERVASQAATTMCERGFENLFMLSGGLKLIAQKFPEGLTTGSLTPLCPQSVPPTSGRKRSTPRQPSYPAENKWQFTSEDLNKIQFYLEDMLIPTNTNSRLSRLSVGSAQSRASRARSSYTPSVAGSNSTRTKSDIRHWK from the exons GCAACAGCTTGAGCAAATACATGGAAAAAGTGGAAGAGATCAAAAAAA ATTACAGATATAAGAAAGATGAGCTGTTCAAAAGACTTAAAGTGACAACATTTGCTCAGTTG gTCATCCAGGTAGCTTCAGTATCAGATTTGAATGATGGTGAAAATAATGAGGAGTTATGTAGCTTAGATG ACAACAATTCAGTGCTGTCTTGCACAGATGCAGAACTGCTTTCAGGAAGAACCAATGGAAAGGGAGGCCCTGAGGGGACACTGCAGGCTTCACCAGTGCAGTTTACTGATAACAATGATTCAGGAGAAACTGAACTGTCACCAAGGTCAACACTTCAAAG TGTAATAAGTGGTGTTGGAGAGATGGATCTAGATAAGACATCTCAGAAGAATGTAAACAGTACACCATATTCAAGCCCAAGGATCACAAATAAACCATACCCTGAGTGCCCCTACTTGCTGCTAGATGTTAGGGACAAAGATGAGTATGAACAGTGCCATATTATTGGAG catACAATTACCCCATTGCAACACTGTCCCGGACGATGAACCCGTACACAAAGGAAGTGCTGGAATAT AAAAATGCTTCTGGCAAGATAATAATTCTTTATGATGAAGACGAGAGAGTTGCCAGCCAGGCCGCCACCACAATGTGTGAAAGAGGATTTGAGAATCTCTTCATGCTTTCAGGAG GGTTAAAATTGATAGCTCAGAAGTTCCCAGAAGGTCTGACAACTGGTTCATTAACACCATTGTGCCCACAATCAGTTCCACCAACATCTGGTCGCAAACGCTCTACTCCAAGACAACCATCATACCCTGCTGAAAATAAGTGGCAATTTACTTCTGAAGatctgaacaaaatacagttttatttggaaGATATGCTGATTCctacaaatacaaaca gtcGTTTGAGTCGTCTTTCAGTGGGAAGTGCACAGTCAAGGGCATCTAGAGCAAGAAGCAGCTATACTCCATCTGTTGCTGGCTCAAACAGCACCCGGACTAAAAGCGACATTAGACATTGGAAATGA
- the LOC121319051 gene encoding centrosomal protein of 41 kDa-like isoform X2, which produces MEKVEEIKKNYRYKKDELFKRLKVTTFAQLVIQVASVSDLNDGENNEELCSLDDNNSVLSCTDAELLSGRTNGKGGPEGTLQASPVQFTDNNDSGETELSPRSTLQSVISGVGEMDLDKTSQKNVNSTPYSSPRITNKPYPECPYLLLDVRDKDEYEQCHIIGAYNYPIATLSRTMNPYTKEVLEYKNASGKIIILYDEDERVASQAATTMCERGFENLFMLSGGLKLIAQKFPEGLTTGSLTPLCPQSVPPTSGRKRSTPRQPSYPAENKWQFTSEDLNKIQFYLEDMLIPTNTNSRLSRLSVGSAQSRASRARSSYTPSVAGSNSTRTKSDIRHWK; this is translated from the exons ATGGAAAAAGTGGAAGAGATCAAAAAAA ATTACAGATATAAGAAAGATGAGCTGTTCAAAAGACTTAAAGTGACAACATTTGCTCAGTTG gTCATCCAGGTAGCTTCAGTATCAGATTTGAATGATGGTGAAAATAATGAGGAGTTATGTAGCTTAGATG ACAACAATTCAGTGCTGTCTTGCACAGATGCAGAACTGCTTTCAGGAAGAACCAATGGAAAGGGAGGCCCTGAGGGGACACTGCAGGCTTCACCAGTGCAGTTTACTGATAACAATGATTCAGGAGAAACTGAACTGTCACCAAGGTCAACACTTCAAAG TGTAATAAGTGGTGTTGGAGAGATGGATCTAGATAAGACATCTCAGAAGAATGTAAACAGTACACCATATTCAAGCCCAAGGATCACAAATAAACCATACCCTGAGTGCCCCTACTTGCTGCTAGATGTTAGGGACAAAGATGAGTATGAACAGTGCCATATTATTGGAG catACAATTACCCCATTGCAACACTGTCCCGGACGATGAACCCGTACACAAAGGAAGTGCTGGAATAT AAAAATGCTTCTGGCAAGATAATAATTCTTTATGATGAAGACGAGAGAGTTGCCAGCCAGGCCGCCACCACAATGTGTGAAAGAGGATTTGAGAATCTCTTCATGCTTTCAGGAG GGTTAAAATTGATAGCTCAGAAGTTCCCAGAAGGTCTGACAACTGGTTCATTAACACCATTGTGCCCACAATCAGTTCCACCAACATCTGGTCGCAAACGCTCTACTCCAAGACAACCATCATACCCTGCTGAAAATAAGTGGCAATTTACTTCTGAAGatctgaacaaaatacagttttatttggaaGATATGCTGATTCctacaaatacaaaca gtcGTTTGAGTCGTCTTTCAGTGGGAAGTGCACAGTCAAGGGCATCTAGAGCAAGAAGCAGCTATACTCCATCTGTTGCTGGCTCAAACAGCACCCGGACTAAAAGCGACATTAGACATTGGAAATGA